One region of Mucilaginibacter gotjawali genomic DNA includes:
- a CDS encoding DJ-1/PfpI family protein, translating to MTVSVLMFDNFETLDVFGPVEIFARHKEHYQVLFCSLSGGLITNDHGVSIMTECLSAIKEEIDIFLIPGGYGTRVEVDNLLLINEVRRISKLSTYVLTVCTGTSLLAKTGLLDAKYATTNKRAYDWVLTQGPNVKWIKKARWVVDDKYFTSSGVSAGMDMTLGFISERQGVEFARKLAYTIEYNWVEDKDEDRFFEEYKISS from the coding sequence ATGACAGTATCGGTTCTAATGTTCGATAACTTCGAAACACTTGACGTGTTCGGCCCTGTAGAAATATTCGCAAGGCACAAAGAACACTATCAGGTTTTGTTCTGTTCCCTTTCAGGTGGCCTGATCACCAACGATCATGGGGTTTCCATCATGACAGAATGTTTGTCTGCCATAAAAGAAGAAATTGATATTTTCCTGATTCCCGGCGGTTATGGAACGAGGGTAGAAGTTGATAACCTATTACTGATCAATGAAGTCCGCCGAATATCAAAATTGAGCACCTATGTTCTGACCGTATGTACCGGAACCTCATTACTTGCTAAAACAGGCCTACTGGATGCTAAATATGCTACAACCAATAAAAGAGCTTATGATTGGGTATTAACGCAGGGCCCAAATGTAAAATGGATAAAAAAGGCCCGCTGGGTAGTCGATGATAAATACTTTACATCGTCCGGCGTAAGTGCCGGCATGGACATGACACTGGGCTTTATCAGCGAACGACAAGGTGTCGAATTCGCGAGAAAACTGGCTTATACCATCGAATACAATTGGGTGGAAGATAAGGACGAAGATCGGTTTTTTGAAGAATATAAGATCAGCTCCTAA
- a CDS encoding NADPH-dependent FMN reductase: protein MENNKPINILAIAGSLTSTSSNLNILKAIAKIAPPNVVIVIFQGLDKLPHFNPEIKDPIPTVTRFKQMVKDADGVIFSTPEYAFGVPGVLKNALDWLVFTGELNEKPVAAISASPLYSGGDKALASLLLTLSALGTNMGANSSLSIADIKNKMSGSGEITDNETTPALRAVLTDLITRIVLGSPLI from the coding sequence ATGGAAAACAACAAACCGATAAACATTTTAGCAATAGCCGGAAGTTTAACTTCGACATCGTCCAATCTGAATATTTTGAAAGCAATTGCCAAAATAGCCCCACCAAATGTTGTGATCGTTATCTTTCAGGGGCTTGACAAATTACCGCATTTCAACCCTGAAATAAAAGATCCGATACCAACGGTCACTCGCTTTAAACAAATGGTAAAAGACGCCGATGGCGTGATCTTTTCTACCCCGGAATATGCTTTCGGCGTACCCGGCGTTTTAAAAAATGCGTTAGACTGGCTGGTCTTTACCGGGGAGTTAAACGAAAAGCCGGTAGCCGCAATCAGTGCATCTCCGCTTTATTCTGGGGGAGATAAGGCATTAGCCTCGCTATTGCTCACCCTATCCGCTCTGGGAACCAATATGGGTGCAAATTCCTCCTTAAGCATCGCTGATATTAAAAACAAAATGAGTGGTTCGGGAGAGATCACAGATAATGAAACAACACCGGCATTACGGGCCGTATTAACCGACCTAATAACGCGGATCGTGCTGGGTTCTCCCTTGATCTGA
- a CDS encoding Crp/Fnr family transcriptional regulator: MDDFELIKKHFAKYIELTSDEEARLISFFKVKNIRKKQMIVQPDFTCKYRTYIVKGAMRAYLADDKGQTHTIAFAIEDWWISDFNSYINQVPATLFVEALEDTRVIQIDYHSEQLLMDTIPKFERFFRIAAQQSFAFLQKRMLSNLSKTAEERYDEFFQKYPAIVNRVPQYTLASYLGFTTEFLSKIRSRKK, translated from the coding sequence ATGGATGATTTTGAGCTGATTAAAAAGCATTTTGCAAAATATATTGAACTAACCAGTGACGAAGAAGCCCGGTTGATCTCCTTTTTTAAAGTGAAAAATATCAGGAAAAAGCAAATGATCGTTCAACCTGATTTTACCTGTAAGTACAGGACCTATATCGTTAAAGGTGCGATGAGGGCGTACCTGGCCGATGACAAGGGGCAAACGCATACGATCGCTTTTGCCATCGAAGATTGGTGGATCAGTGACTTTAACAGCTACATTAATCAAGTCCCCGCAACATTGTTTGTTGAAGCATTGGAAGACACCAGGGTCATCCAGATCGATTACCATTCCGAACAGCTTTTAATGGACACGATCCCCAAATTTGAACGTTTTTTTAGAATTGCCGCCCAACAGTCGTTTGCCTTTCTTCAAAAAAGAATGTTATCTAATTTAAGTAAGACTGCTGAGGAAAGATATGATGAATTTTTTCAAAAATACCCTGCCATTGTAAACCGTGTACCGCAATACACGCTGGCTTCATACCTCGGCTTTACGACGGAATTCCTCAGTAAAATAAGAAGCAGGAAGAAATAA
- a CDS encoding peroxiredoxin-like family protein, translated as MSKSHEVPVYEQEKIQLQADLAAMIPKESLAVFNDDADQLGLDYVSALKLSVGDQAPLFQLPNAVNKIVALQDLLNEGPVVITFYRGNWCPYCNLVLNAYQRILPEIKALGANFMAISSQNPDSSLDMQTKHSLEFEVLSDSGNQVAKQFTTIIQNAVEAVDEAQKLGVDFYSFYDDQSREVPVPAVFILDKNGKVLFAKSEGGDYRLRVEPSEILNALKVTLNK; from the coding sequence ATGTCAAAATCACATGAAGTGCCTGTTTACGAACAGGAAAAAATTCAATTGCAGGCAGATCTCGCCGCAATGATCCCTAAAGAATCCTTAGCCGTATTTAATGACGATGCCGACCAATTAGGTTTGGATTACGTGTCTGCGCTGAAATTATCAGTTGGCGACCAAGCTCCGTTATTTCAACTTCCAAACGCGGTAAATAAAATAGTTGCGTTGCAGGATCTGCTCAATGAAGGTCCGGTAGTAATTACTTTTTACAGGGGTAACTGGTGTCCTTATTGTAATCTGGTCTTAAATGCTTACCAAAGAATCCTGCCCGAAATAAAAGCATTAGGAGCTAATTTTATGGCCATTTCATCGCAGAACCCTGATAGCTCTTTAGATATGCAGACCAAACATTCGCTGGAATTTGAAGTACTGAGCGACAGCGGAAATCAAGTGGCGAAGCAATTTACGACGATCATTCAAAACGCTGTTGAAGCTGTGGATGAAGCACAAAAACTGGGCGTGGATTTTTACAGTTTTTATGATGACCAGTCAAGGGAGGTGCCCGTGCCCGCTGTTTTTATACTTGATAAAAATGGAAAGGTTCTTTTCGCTAAATCGGAGGGCGGTGATTACCGGCTCAGAGTGGAACCGTCTGAAATTTTGAACGCCCTAAAAGTAACCCTTAACAAATAA
- a CDS encoding DoxX family protein, which produces MKLKKITTSILVWLPALLLVFSAIAKFAGAAVIVNNLTKAGIIPYFPLPLLGVLELTCVVLYLIPATWRIGFFLLCGYLGGAGAIEISQHLMPTAFILLTLVWLGTFLKDSSIFKRRALISSIGVNNGNS; this is translated from the coding sequence ATGAAACTTAAAAAGATCACAACAAGCATCCTCGTATGGCTACCTGCATTACTATTGGTGTTCAGTGCTATTGCAAAATTTGCCGGGGCTGCCGTCATTGTTAATAACCTCACAAAAGCTGGAATCATCCCTTATTTCCCATTACCATTATTGGGCGTACTTGAACTCACCTGTGTAGTTTTATATTTAATTCCGGCAACCTGGAGAATTGGTTTTTTCTTATTATGCGGATACCTTGGTGGTGCGGGCGCAATAGAGATTTCGCAACACCTGATGCCAACGGCATTTATTTTGCTGACTTTAGTTTGGCTCGGTACTTTTCTTAAAGACAGCTCAATTTTTAAAAGAAGGGCATTAATTTCGTCAATTGGCGTAAATAATGGAAACAGTTAA
- a CDS encoding sigma 54-interacting transcriptional regulator has translation MVNESDLDLDKDPGLCHYTFHNLYEAVFWADINGNILNVNDTASQMLGYSKEEFLAMNVTDIDTSDVFGNFAFFREKLKSQKVLNFESKHKHKKCNLYEVEVSCHYLFYKDREIICMFVRDISERKLAENQLKLGNTQLQVLLKESEERFRDLFEEAPIAYVHEGLDSRFIKANRAALRILGVRPDQVPYMYGQKMAPDTPDAQKRMKEAFESIGRGTDTSGVVLELRRQDNGAPIWIQWWSNPDKSGQFTRTMFLDITDRFLIEQEQAKLRAQNQYLQEEIKLNHNFEEIVSINKKFHKILQQIERVASTDAAVLILGESGTGKELLARAVHNISKRSKRPLIKINCANLHAELIESELFGHERGAFTGAMERKIGRFELADGGTIFLDEVGELPMGLQAKLLRVLQEGEFERLGSPKTIKVDVRVIAATNRNLEEAIEKKEFREDLFYRLNVFPVFSPPLRSRKEDIPLLVKHFVRKYESKMGREIKNIPDKVIDALMEYNWPGNIRELENIIERALILSSGDTLEYGSWVPVVKTAAGDENKRTALLKMDEVEKEHIINILNKTNWKVSGEKGAAKILGLNPNTLESRMKKLEIKREN, from the coding sequence ATGGTAAATGAAAGCGATTTGGACTTGGACAAAGACCCCGGACTGTGTCATTATACGTTTCATAATTTGTATGAGGCGGTTTTCTGGGCAGATATTAACGGGAATATTCTAAATGTAAACGACACCGCGTCCCAAATGTTAGGTTATTCAAAAGAAGAATTCCTGGCAATGAACGTGACAGATATTGATACTTCTGACGTTTTCGGAAACTTTGCTTTTTTTAGGGAAAAATTAAAATCGCAAAAGGTACTGAATTTCGAGTCAAAGCATAAACATAAGAAATGCAATCTCTATGAAGTTGAGGTTTCGTGCCATTATTTGTTTTATAAAGACCGCGAAATTATCTGCATGTTTGTTAGGGATATAAGTGAACGTAAACTTGCGGAGAATCAATTAAAACTTGGAAATACGCAATTGCAGGTTTTATTAAAAGAGAGTGAAGAGCGGTTCCGTGATCTTTTTGAAGAAGCCCCGATTGCATACGTACATGAAGGCCTCGATTCCCGTTTTATTAAGGCCAACCGCGCAGCATTAAGGATACTGGGTGTGCGCCCCGATCAGGTCCCTTATATGTACGGCCAAAAAATGGCACCAGACACTCCTGATGCGCAAAAACGCATGAAAGAAGCTTTTGAATCGATAGGACGAGGCACTGATACCAGTGGTGTCGTTTTGGAACTGCGCCGGCAGGATAACGGTGCTCCGATATGGATACAATGGTGGTCTAATCCGGATAAGTCCGGGCAGTTTACCCGGACGATGTTCTTAGATATAACAGATCGTTTTCTCATCGAGCAGGAACAGGCTAAGCTTCGGGCGCAAAATCAATATCTCCAGGAAGAAATAAAGTTGAACCACAATTTTGAAGAAATTGTAAGTATTAACAAAAAATTCCATAAAATATTACAGCAAATTGAACGGGTGGCATCTACAGATGCAGCTGTTCTTATTTTAGGAGAAAGTGGTACAGGCAAAGAGTTGCTGGCAAGGGCGGTCCACAATATCAGCAAAAGGAGCAAACGACCCCTGATAAAAATCAATTGCGCCAATTTACATGCTGAATTAATTGAAAGCGAGCTTTTTGGGCATGAGAGGGGGGCTTTTACGGGTGCTATGGAAAGAAAGATCGGCCGCTTTGAACTTGCGGACGGCGGCACTATTTTTTTGGATGAAGTAGGTGAACTGCCCATGGGATTGCAGGCGAAATTGTTAAGGGTTTTACAGGAGGGTGAGTTTGAAAGGCTTGGTAGCCCTAAAACTATTAAAGTAGACGTGCGGGTGATCGCAGCGACCAACCGTAACCTGGAAGAAGCAATAGAGAAAAAAGAGTTCAGGGAAGACCTGTTTTATCGCCTCAACGTTTTCCCCGTTTTTTCTCCGCCTTTACGTAGCCGTAAAGAAGATATCCCTTTACTTGTCAAACACTTCGTGAGGAAATACGAAAGTAAAATGGGCCGTGAGATCAAAAACATCCCGGACAAAGTCATAGACGCACTGATGGAGTATAACTGGCCTGGCAATATCAGGGAATTGGAAAACATCATTGAAAGAGCATTGATCCTTTCAAGCGGCGACACCCTTGAATATGGCAGCTGGGTGCCTGTTGTAAAAACAGCTGCCGGCGATGAAAACAAAAGAACGGCCCTGCTTAAGATGGATGAGGTAGAAAAAGAGCATATCATCAATATACTGAACAAAACGAACTGGAAAGTAAGCGGAGAAAAAGGTGCAGCTAAGATATTGGGTTTAAACCCCAATACCCTTGAATCGAGGATGAAAAAGCTTGAGATTAAGCGGGAGAACTGA
- a CDS encoding thioredoxin family protein: MIKIIDKTNFRKKVLNGSGLQIARFCAEWSGPCQMMGPIYQEMFDHYSSRASFYKIDVDEAPFLKNQLGVIELPTLFFYKNGKVIEIVTGMTTREFLIEKIEKALNH; encoded by the coding sequence ATGATAAAAATAATAGACAAGACGAATTTCAGGAAAAAGGTATTAAACGGTTCCGGTTTGCAAATTGCAAGATTTTGCGCAGAATGGAGTGGCCCATGTCAGATGATGGGCCCCATTTATCAGGAGATGTTCGACCATTACAGCAGCAGGGCTTCATTTTACAAAATTGATGTGGACGAAGCGCCTTTTTTGAAAAATCAATTGGGTGTAATCGAACTGCCAACCCTGTTTTTTTACAAAAACGGAAAGGTGATCGAAATCGTAACTGGAATGACCACACGGGAATTTCTGATTGAAAAAATTGAAAAGGCATTAAATCATTAA
- a CDS encoding helix-turn-helix domain-containing protein produces the protein MFKQIEAEMQNSELAQHELLVSYLKIFLIAVSRLKQEQQSKNTRLTKSAKEPFILQKLKTAIEENFRTKHSSGDYAELLHTSPKVLAKITKTHFNKTPSCLINERIITEAKRKLHTQCKKVKEIAYELGFEDEYYFSRFFKLNTGVTPQIFREQVGYRRAG, from the coding sequence TTGTTTAAACAAATTGAAGCTGAGATGCAAAACAGCGAACTGGCGCAACATGAATTACTGGTTTCTTATTTGAAAATATTTTTAATAGCTGTATCCAGATTAAAACAGGAACAGCAATCAAAAAATACCCGGTTGACAAAATCAGCAAAAGAGCCGTTTATTCTCCAAAAACTAAAAACAGCTATTGAAGAAAATTTCAGAACCAAACACTCTTCAGGTGACTATGCCGAATTACTGCATACGTCCCCTAAAGTTTTGGCAAAAATCACCAAAACGCATTTTAATAAAACTCCTTCCTGTTTGATCAATGAGAGGATAATTACCGAGGCTAAGAGAAAATTACATACACAATGTAAAAAGGTAAAAGAAATAGCCTATGAGCTTGGTTTTGAAGATGAATATTATTTCAGCCGTTTCTTTAAATTAAATACAGGAGTTACGCCGCAAATATTCAGGGAGCAGGTAGGATACCGGCGAGCAGGATAG
- a CDS encoding thioredoxin family protein — MIMATKMLKPESADYAAYLKKGIAYHQYKLQMAEDLVSNPDAKLKDYININLHRMQRVEKTFDISSALSGQIANLKFKINWLVLTEHWCGDASQTLSVFNKVADASNGRITMKMLYRDQNPELMDVYLTNETRSIPMLIQLDENMNVTGTWGPRPLAAQTLVKQLRSNSATAANYTTELHLWYAKDKQKSLEAEISKLIFRANLSRSGSLS; from the coding sequence ATGATAATGGCCACAAAAATGTTAAAGCCTGAGAGCGCAGATTATGCGGCATATCTCAAAAAAGGCATCGCCTATCATCAATATAAGCTGCAAATGGCTGAGGACCTGGTCTCAAATCCTGATGCTAAACTTAAAGATTACATCAACATCAACCTGCACCGTATGCAAAGGGTTGAAAAAACATTTGACATATCATCAGCATTGTCTGGCCAGATCGCGAACCTGAAATTTAAAATTAATTGGCTGGTATTAACCGAGCATTGGTGCGGCGATGCATCTCAAACGCTTTCAGTTTTTAACAAGGTCGCTGACGCAAGCAATGGCCGAATTACCATGAAAATGCTGTATCGCGATCAAAACCCGGAGCTGATGGATGTCTATTTAACAAACGAAACACGGTCCATTCCGATGCTTATACAATTAGATGAAAATATGAATGTAACCGGCACCTGGGGGCCGCGGCCGTTAGCCGCGCAAACCCTGGTAAAGCAATTAAGGTCAAATTCAGCAACTGCCGCAAACTATACAACTGAGCTGCATCTATGGTATGCAAAGGACAAACAAAAGTCACTCGAAGCAGAAATTTCAAAACTAATATTCCGGGCCAACTTAAGTCGCTCCGGTTCTTTATCATAA
- a CDS encoding nuclear transport factor 2 family protein, whose amino-acid sequence MEQKHPLPPFTMETALQKVQLAEDAWNSKDPERVCLAYTIDTEWRNRTDFVNGRETVKEFLKHKWERELNYKLKKELWGFRENRMAVRFEYEYQTIDGQWFRAYGNENWEFDENGLMARRYASINDLAISESDRRL is encoded by the coding sequence ATGGAACAGAAACATCCGCTACCGCCATTTACAATGGAAACCGCATTGCAAAAAGTTCAACTCGCAGAAGATGCATGGAACAGCAAGGATCCTGAAAGGGTTTGCCTGGCCTATACTATAGATACTGAATGGCGTAACCGGACCGACTTCGTTAATGGACGCGAGACGGTAAAGGAATTTTTAAAACATAAGTGGGAAAGGGAATTGAATTACAAACTGAAGAAGGAACTCTGGGGTTTTCGTGAAAACCGCATGGCTGTGCGGTTTGAATATGAATACCAGACTATCGATGGGCAATGGTTCCGGGCTTATGGAAATGAAAATTGGGAGTTTGATGAAAACGGTCTAATGGCGAGGAGATACGCCAGTATTAATGATTTAGCGATCAGCGAGTCTGACAGAAGATTATAA
- a CDS encoding pyridoxamine 5'-phosphate oxidase family protein, translated as MARNFGEIAYSAPVKEMQEKLGSRAAYARMERDTYLDGLTPVEADFIARRDSFYMASFGENSFPYIQHRGGPKGFLKVLDPKRLGFIDFKGNMQYITVGNMATNNNVALILVDYPAKARLKIYARAEILEFKDNHALYRQLDLDDYKFKPERMMVFNVEAYDWNCPQHITPKYTAEEIEQAFAPQRNQIEQLEAEIARLKNELEHAKGGK; from the coding sequence ATGGCCAGGAATTTTGGTGAAATAGCATATTCGGCTCCTGTGAAGGAAATGCAGGAAAAGCTGGGCAGCAGAGCAGCTTATGCCAGGATGGAACGGGATACCTATTTAGATGGATTAACACCCGTAGAGGCGGATTTTATTGCCCGGCGCGACAGTTTTTACATGGCCAGTTTCGGGGAAAATAGCTTCCCATATATCCAGCATCGCGGAGGGCCGAAAGGGTTTTTGAAAGTATTGGATCCAAAACGTTTAGGGTTTATTGATTTCAAAGGGAATATGCAGTATATCACTGTTGGCAATATGGCAACAAATAATAATGTCGCGCTTATCCTGGTAGACTACCCTGCAAAAGCCCGGTTAAAAATTTATGCCAGGGCTGAAATATTGGAATTTAAGGATAACCATGCATTGTACAGGCAACTCGATCTTGATGATTATAAGTTTAAGCCCGAGCGCATGATGGTATTCAATGTGGAAGCCTATGACTGGAACTGCCCCCAACATATCACACCAAAATACACCGCCGAAGAAATCGAACAGGCGTTTGCACCACAGCGTAATCAAATAGAACAGCTGGAAGCAGAAATAGCAAGGTTAAAAAATGAGCTGGAACACGCTAAAGGCGGTAAATAA
- the fabF gene encoding beta-ketoacyl-ACP synthase II: protein MIKELKRVVITGMGAITPLGNTVNEFWNNIIAGRSGVRLITKFDSTHFKTKIAAEVKDFNATDYFERNEARKYDLFTQYAIAAADEAINNAGINFEMLNKNKIGVIWGSGNGGIQTFQDQVEEFVKGNRQPRFNPYFIPKIIADIPSGAISIRYGLRGLNFSTVSACASSNNAIIDACNYIRLGKADMIITGGSEAPINESSIGGFNASKALSTNNEDPKGASMPFDVKRDGFVLGEGAGALIVESLECAIKRGATILAEIVGTGMAADAYHLTGTHPDGEGAYLGMLDGLEDAGIGASEIDYINAHATSTHMGDESELKAISRVFGQRPDMNIGATKSMTGHLLGAAGVIETIICVKAIRESRIPPTINTSEVEHEYSDKFNFTLGKTQEKVVRYAMNNTFGFGGHIATLILKKYENDN, encoded by the coding sequence ATGATAAAAGAATTAAAAAGGGTGGTAATAACTGGGATGGGGGCGATAACCCCTCTGGGAAATACTGTGAATGAATTCTGGAATAATATTATTGCAGGCCGTAGTGGAGTCCGATTAATTACGAAGTTCGACTCGACACATTTCAAGACAAAGATTGCAGCAGAAGTAAAAGATTTCAATGCAACAGATTATTTTGAAAGGAACGAGGCAAGGAAGTACGACCTCTTCACTCAATATGCCATAGCTGCCGCTGACGAGGCTATAAACAACGCCGGTATCAACTTTGAAATGCTTAATAAAAACAAGATCGGTGTTATCTGGGGCTCGGGAAACGGGGGTATTCAAACCTTTCAGGACCAGGTGGAGGAATTTGTTAAAGGGAACAGGCAGCCAAGGTTTAATCCCTATTTTATCCCTAAAATTATCGCCGACATTCCATCGGGAGCTATTTCCATAAGGTATGGCTTGCGGGGGCTTAATTTTTCGACCGTATCTGCCTGCGCCTCGTCAAATAATGCCATCATCGATGCCTGCAATTACATCCGTTTAGGAAAGGCGGATATGATTATCACCGGAGGCTCCGAAGCACCCATTAACGAAAGCTCCATTGGCGGGTTTAACGCCTCAAAAGCACTGTCGACGAATAATGAAGACCCCAAAGGCGCGTCCATGCCTTTTGATGTAAAACGGGACGGCTTTGTATTGGGTGAAGGTGCCGGGGCTTTGATCGTTGAAAGCCTTGAATGTGCGATAAAGAGAGGAGCTACTATTTTAGCTGAGATAGTTGGTACAGGTATGGCCGCAGATGCCTATCATTTAACGGGAACACATCCTGATGGCGAAGGAGCTTATCTGGGTATGTTAGATGGCCTGGAGGATGCTGGGATCGGCGCCTCTGAAATTGATTATATCAATGCGCACGCTACCTCCACCCACATGGGGGATGAAAGTGAATTAAAAGCAATTTCCAGGGTATTTGGACAAAGGCCGGACATGAATATTGGCGCTACTAAATCAATGACAGGCCATTTACTTGGTGCGGCGGGTGTTATTGAAACAATTATTTGTGTTAAAGCCATTAGGGAGAGCCGGATACCCCCTACCATCAATACAAGTGAGGTTGAGCACGAATATTCGGACAAGTTTAATTTCACCCTCGGTAAAACTCAAGAAAAAGTTGTCAGGTATGCAATGAATAACACATTTGGTTTTGGCGGACATATCGCAACGCTAATTCTAAAAAAATACGAAAACGATAATTAG
- a CDS encoding helix-turn-helix domain-containing protein: MLNQSVFTLINPQNSKLALRHLTIEDDCFLRGIQRNDFFSLIWIVKGTGTVDTNFDKNDFGDNTFFAFAPYQPFSFSFDGKITGFAIYFHPDFFCIHKHDKEVESNGVLFNNVYSKPFVNVDENLTITLSMLFDQIKEEMQNSALAQHDVLVSYLKIILITASRLKLKQTPQSTVMATANKDLFTLQKLKNAIEENFKIKHSPSDYTKLLNISAKTLASIAKANFNRSLSTLINERIIIEAKRELYVTDKAVKLIAYELGYKDEYYFSRFFKINTSVSPQYYRDTVGFAKGVQPQSSLN, encoded by the coding sequence ATGCTAAATCAATCAGTGTTCACCCTCATAAACCCGCAAAACAGTAAACTCGCCCTGAGGCATTTAACAATTGAAGACGACTGTTTTCTCAGGGGAATACAGCGTAACGATTTCTTTTCCCTTATTTGGATAGTTAAGGGTACCGGGACGGTCGATACAAACTTTGACAAGAATGATTTCGGGGATAATACCTTCTTTGCGTTCGCGCCCTATCAACCATTCTCTTTCTCTTTCGATGGAAAAATAACCGGTTTTGCCATTTATTTCCACCCTGATTTCTTCTGCATTCATAAACATGATAAGGAAGTCGAATCAAACGGGGTATTGTTCAATAATGTTTACAGTAAACCGTTCGTCAATGTAGACGAGAATCTGACAATAACATTAAGTATGTTATTTGATCAGATTAAAGAGGAAATGCAAAACTCCGCGCTGGCGCAACATGATGTTCTTGTTTCCTACCTGAAAATAATCCTCATCACTGCATCCAGATTAAAACTAAAACAAACGCCCCAATCAACAGTGATGGCGACGGCAAATAAGGATCTCTTTACGCTTCAAAAATTAAAGAACGCTATTGAAGAGAATTTCAAAATAAAGCACTCGCCGAGTGATTACACCAAACTGCTTAATATCTCTGCCAAAACGCTGGCAAGTATTGCAAAAGCAAACTTTAACAGATCACTTTCTACGCTAATAAATGAACGGATCATCATTGAAGCAAAAAGAGAATTATACGTAACGGATAAGGCTGTAAAATTAATTGCCTACGAACTGGGGTATAAGGACGAATATTATTTCAGCCGGTTTTTTAAAATAAATACGAGCGTTTCACCGCAATATTATCGGGATACGGTAGGATTTGCCAAAGGGGTACAGCCGCAGTCGTCCCTTAACTGA
- a CDS encoding sigma-70 family RNA polymerase sigma factor, translated as MQNLETISTPISNRCSLEPQYWVERHADFMYNYALVRINDSDLAQDLVQETFLAALERTSTFEGRSSERTWLVSILKNKIFDVYRRRSSGLIIRMSAKMPSEAEDFFNPVDGRWNKTDQPVYLSFEENDPLREKEFNQVLEKCMLKLPELWLAVFRMKHIDDQSTQIICNELRVTPSNYWVIIHRAKLNLRACLQKNWN; from the coding sequence ATGCAAAACTTAGAGACCATCAGTACCCCAATCAGTAATAGATGTAGCCTTGAGCCTCAATATTGGGTTGAGCGACATGCGGACTTTATGTACAATTATGCCCTTGTCAGGATTAATGACAGTGATCTGGCACAGGACCTTGTGCAGGAAACATTCCTTGCGGCGCTGGAGCGGACCAGTACTTTCGAGGGGAGAAGCTCGGAAAGGACCTGGCTTGTCTCCATCCTGAAAAATAAGATCTTCGACGTTTACAGGAGGAGGTCCTCAGGCCTTATCATCCGGATGTCCGCAAAAATGCCATCGGAGGCAGAGGACTTCTTTAATCCGGTCGATGGGCGCTGGAATAAGACAGATCAACCGGTCTATCTGAGTTTTGAAGAAAATGACCCGCTTAGGGAAAAGGAATTCAACCAGGTCCTGGAAAAATGTATGCTGAAATTGCCGGAGCTTTGGCTGGCTGTTTTCCGGATGAAGCATATAGATGACCAGTCTACCCAGATCATTTGCAATGAACTGCGGGTTACGCCTTCAAACTATTGGGTGATCATTCACCGGGCCAAGCTTAATCTTCGCGCCTGTCTTCAAAAAAACTGGAATTAA